The Hermetia illucens chromosome 2, iHerIll2.2.curated.20191125, whole genome shotgun sequence genomic interval GAAACCACCAAACAATAGCTGGTAGACGCTACTCTTTTTGGCgttccctcaacaagatgcaccttTAACCGTGCTTGTTGATGTCCTAGACACAGCACCACACAACAGCTTCATCAAAGGGTGAATCAAAGCTACCTGGTTTTCTTCTGAAAAAAGTTGAATCTCGCTCAAAAGAATTATAACGCGCGTATCTGAGTATTAAgcacttccgatattcccttgaaggcagaccGTTTACCTTACTCAAGGACTATAAGCGTCCGACGTAAAAAATTAACTAAGTTTTATCAACTCTATACCCAGAAGTTAACAAAAACTGGTATGAGTGCCTGGATGAACTTTGGCACCCAAGAAACAGATTACTTTTTAAGGCGTTTATGTCTCTAAAGCGAACACAGCAATTGCTTCGATTTCGATGATCCCCGCACGAGAGCTCAATGATTAGAGACCGACAAGCTTGCAGCAGTGCGGGATGCATGGTCTTTACTATTAGATCAGCagaagatacaagatacaagtTATCTACTTTTTTAACGATGGAAGAGAAGATGCTCATTCCTAACATATATACCATCGAAGCCAAGAAATTTGATTGGACTTAGTGTATTAAGTAGACATACCGAACAATGTTGCCATCAACTAGTCATGATATGCGGTACACTTACTTTAATAAACCGGAGCCTTCACGTTCGAAATGATTGGACTGCGATGGGCACTGTGAGAAAACATTCCACCTGAAGTGCTTGGGTGTTCTCCATCGTTTTTGGATATTCGCACGAAATTCCCAGCTAATATTACATATCGCTGCAATATCTGAAGCGATTCCACGATCTCTGATACGCCGAATGAAAATCTTCCACCTGCCGTTTCTTCCGTTCATTCCGGCCACGACGTATTAATTTCCAAGGCAGCAGTCCCGGTTCATTCAACATACATGCTATTCCCAAAGTGTGGGGTCCACCCTCTATAACATCCCAAAGTGCCGTGCGTCAAAGCATTATGTATGAGAGTTTGGTTGTGACTAAGCATACACCTTCTGAAGCGTTAAGTAGTGCCTCTTCAACGGTCGTTTCTTCTAGGACATCGGATCATCAAGCTTCTGGTGAAGGGTCACCCACTGACGCAGCTAATAATATCCACATACCAGATCTACCAGAGTCATTAAACCGCGATGCATCAGCAGCCTCTTATTTAAATCAGGTTTCAACTTTCTCTACACCACCGATGCAGTAGTCTTCAAATGGCAAGTTGGCAACAGATTATCCAGTCCACTCCACGCCCGATTCATCTTTACGCATCGTTATACCTCCCAAACAATTATTTGTTTCGAGGTACGCCTTCGACACCTCTTCGGATGACATCCTGAACTATGTTAAAGACTTTGTTGTTACTTGCCGACACCATTGCTTAACGAGGAACAAGAATCCTGGCCGAATCATAGCATCATTCAAAATTACCTACCCACATGACTTGAAGGGATTAAATCATCTGTCATTTTGGGCTCGCGGCGTTTTCATGAAGGATTTTGAGCGACACTCACCCTGAAAATTTCCGTTTCAGCTCAATTCTAGTGTACACAATGGAGAGCTCCTCGATGGATACTCTGTCCTTTGTATTCGCGTGTTGTGATCGCGATTTGCATATGCCAGGTGGTGAGAGGTGGTGTTTTAGTTGCCTCTAGGCAATGTCTATTAACCCCACTATATCCTTAAGTGCCTGTCCTTGGAAGTCACCCTAATTTCTCCTCCAAAATGTGATCCATTTATAATATCATGTATCTACCTTCCTGGTTCATCTCCAGCCTATCATATCGAGGTACTTTCGGATATCTTCTTGGTCAAATATCCTAGTTTACCTTTCATCCTCTACGGgcaattcaattttctttccTTGAATGCCCAGATTCCCCCGGTATTCCCATTCACCCTAATAATTTCCTACCCTGCCTGGTTTACTGCCGAGGTCTGCAGTACCCTTCGTGAGAAACACAAAGCTCGTCAAAGGTTTTAACGTTTCGGCAATAACGAAGACAAGGCAAAGCGTATAACTCTACGTTCGTCTGCAAAAATTCTTATAAAACAGGCACATTCCCAATATTTAAATTCTATTTCCTTTTCTATATAAATATTCTCGAGCGACGGAAATTCGAAAATTTTCTGGTCGCATGTCCGCAATTTCCAATCTTCGCCCACTTTGTTAATATCAAATTCAAAGATCATATTTTTTATTCCTCTAAATCAGCTCGTGACCTTCTTCGGTATCATTTCTCCTCCAATTTTACTCCTAGCCATTCATGTTACTTCTCTTCCGACATACTTGAGTCTTCTTCGGCTAGCATACTCTCCATTCGTCTTCTCCTTCTATTGTCGAATTCCTACTTGGAAACGTCGATGTTAGTGATGGCTGCGGTCCCAATGGCATTTCGAATCTCTTCCTGAAAAAATGTAAATCGAGCAACATCCTTCCCCTTACTATAATTTATAACAAGAGCTTGTCCGAGGATATTTTTCTGGACATGTGGAGGGAAGATCCTATTATACCATTACACAAAAAAGGTAACAATACCCGGACTGAAAACTACCAACCTATGTCCATATTTTCTTCCTTCTCCAGAATTGTTGAAAGATACGTAAAAGACTACGTCTCGTTTCCGTCACCTCATTGTGAAAGAGCAGCACGACAAGAAACGACGTCCATACAATCAATAGTGACTTCTCCAAATCCTTCGATTCCATTAAACCCTCCttgcttctcaccaaattcgATCGTATGGATTTCCGACAAGTATTCTCTCCTCGTTGAGATCTTACTTCGATGGTAAAGTAAATCATGTTTTCTTCAATGGTTGTATCTCGTTTCCATTTCCAGTCTCAGCCTCTCGAGAGTACTCCAAGGGTCCATGCTCGGTCCATTTCTGTTTTCACTTTTCGTGAATGATCTTCCTTCCTTGTTAACCTGTCCTAGCCTTTTATATGTAGatgatttaaaattgttttctgtTGTCGGTTACTAAACCTCTAAAGAAACTCCCAACACCTCCACCGTACTGACTTCGGTTCGCCTGCCAATCAGTGCAGCCTTCAGTCAAACCTTAACACATTATCTCATGCGTTATGCGTTCGTAACAAGTTGCCACTTAAGTGAAGAAATACTACTCTTTATGCTATTCACTAAAAAGTTCTCCCCCGATACCCGTTTATTATCTTGATGGTCAAACCTTAACTGTGATTGCCTCTTACAAGGACCTAGGTGTGACATTTGACAGCAAACatcgatttaattttcattatatcGATGTACTCAGCcgcgcttccaaaatgtctggcttTATCCGTCCTTCCTCTTATCAATTCAGGAATCACCATTCCTCAGTCATCCTTTATAAATCCTTCATCTGTTATATGATATACTCGTGAAATACACAGAAAATTGTTGGGGTCTTTATGTCCCCGCAGGGCAAGCTACGTTTTATTTTCCAAGGACGGACAGAATGTCAAACGAAAATTGTCTGGTAGACCAGTATAGTTCTCCTCTTTAAAGGTCACCGTCTTCTAGTCAATCTGTGTTTCGAACGAAAAGGGTAAGGGATTCAAACGCAACActgtctccgtcgctagtagtggTTTTCATTTGACATATATCGATCCCTTCTACATTGCCGGATGTTGCGGTTGAATCCCTCCGTATTCTGCTTACCCgtacctcccccccccctcttcgTAACTTGGCCAATGCATTTATGTTATTTGGCAGTCTGCTTACTTTTAACTCTTATTTTAGCCTACTTCTGGCGTACTTCACTTTCTTCATTACACAGGgaaaacatttttcttggagacttcTTCTCCCTTAATCCGCATTTTGTAAAACCTCGCCATACCCCCATGACACCAAGAACCAATTGTAAGTACAGAAAAAAACTCAACAGAAATATTGAAATCGCCAAAATCTTCCAATATCTTTCAATCTTATCTGAGTCTCAATTCGAAACGATTCGTtgtaaatatgcaaattttatcACACCCCCTTACCAAATACAACTAACGCCGCATTTTGCATCTCATTAACACCTTTCGCTttcattttgatattttattcCTACACCTGAAACGAATACCCGAAAATAAGTATCTTGAACCCCATTTCGTTTATTGATAAATGCGTGCTTTTAATTCGATTGAGAAATTCTATTCAACTTTATTTTACGTATTTTGTGCAAGCGCATTGAAGAattcttatattttattttatttcaaatttattgcaaacatCCAGAATTTGGTCCCGGAAAATTTGTATAAATACTGAGCCCGATGCACCAAACTGCATCACTCAGGTTTGATTCATTCAAAGAGTACACGTctaattattataaataaaatggtGAGTCCTTTCCTATTTCGTCCAAATCCAAAAAACCTACAGTTTCCAAATCCTTACAGAAGTTCATCGTAGTTGCTTTAGCTTTAATTGGTGCTGCAGTTGCCCTCCCACCACCAGGACATATTGGTCTAGTTCAGGTGGCTCCGGCGCATGGAACACTTCTTCACGGAGGTCTATTGGGTCATGCTCCAGGTGCGGTGGTTGTTGCACCAGCACATGGGATTATAAATCCCCATCATGAAGCCGCAATTGGATCAGCTTACCATACCGGATACCAACATGGTCTCACTTCCAGCCATAATATTGCCATCCCTGTTCATGGAGGACATCATGGCGTTTTACCAGCGATTCCAACGCATCATGGGAAATAAATTATGGAAACCTGTACGGATTATTTCACCAGTGTGAACAATCAATGGCgacaaaataaatgaataatttcAAAAGCAAGAATCTGTTTGAATGTTCAGtattatttttttggttttaa includes:
- the LOC119649064 gene encoding uncharacterized protein LOC119649064 yields the protein MKFIVVALALIGAAVALPPPGHIGLVQVAPAHGTLLHGGLLGHAPGAVVVAPAHGIINPHHEAAIGSAYHTGYQHGLTSSHNIAIPVHGGHHGVLPAIPTHHGK